TGGTCAACGACATTCGGTCCGATCCAGGCTGGGAGGACGGCAACTACCAGCATCAACCGCCCTCCGCAGCACGCGGACTCTTGCTTGCACGCTTGATGATCGATGGCGTTCCCGCTCTGCAGCAAGAAGTGCGTAGTGCGCAGAGCGCGGATGGGTTCATTCAGGGAGTCAAACGCCAGGCAGCGACCGTAGATGCCAACGATCTGCTTTACTCCTTCGAGTCGTCGTCAGACTTTGATGCCGAACCTGGCTTGCGACAGATCACGACCAAAGTGTTCGCCCTTAACTTCGCCGATGACGAGTTCTATCGCGACACTCTGCAAGTTCTGCAACACGACATGGACCAGGTGCATAGTGGAAAGATCGTCATCCGCCCCGTGTCGGCCGGCTCAACAGGACATTTCACAATGTCTCATCCGAGTCTCTGGAGAGATCAGGTCGCTGCATTTATGCAGTCGCTGAATGTTGTTTCAGAATAGGCGTAAATCTCTTCCGTACTGGTGGGACGGAGGGTAAGGGATCGCGAACGGGCCACGCCAGGCTTGCGTGCGTTCGCTTGACGGCAGCTCTTGAGATCGGGAGGGATTCGCTCCACCTTCGCATCAGGTTCACGCGCTACTCTCAAGGCGTCCTCGTTGCGATACGGTGACAGATACGATGCCATTCTGTCATAGGTCAAACGAACATTATCGTTACTAATCTGGGTCGGTGAGTGCACTCGATCATGCACTCACCGAGGTCCACTGATATCAGATAGCCGAGAAGCCGCCGTCGACGTTCAACTCCACCCCATTCACGAAGCTCGAATCGTCTGAAGCAAGAAACAGCGCGACCGTCGCAATCTCCTCAGGTTGCCCCATCTTTCCCCGCGGGATCAGGGACTCGAACATCTCCTTCGCCTCCTTGGTGAGAACTTCTTCCTGCATCGGAGTGGCGATTGGTCCAGGGCCCAGCACGTTCACCCGGATATTCCTGCCCTTCAGTTCGTTCAGCCACGTGCGTGCGAAGGAGCGCAATGCAGCCTTGCTCGCCGCATACACGCCGAAACCAGGAAAACCCTTTATCGAAGCAACTGATCCGGTCATGATGATCGATCCGCCATCGTTGAACAGCGGCAACGCCTTCTGAACCGTAAACAGTGTTCCGCGCGCATTCAGGCCGAAGGCCGCATCGAAGTGCTGCTCGGTGATCTCGCCCAGTGGCGCGGCCTCGCCCCTGCCGGCGCTCGCGAACAGGACGTCGATCTTGCCCTTTTCTCGCTTGACCGTATCGAACAGACGGTCGAGGTCGTCGAGATTTGCCGCGTCCCCGCGCACACCGGTCACGTTCCGGCCAATCAGCTTGACGGCCTCATCGAGCTGCTCCTGCCTTCTACCCATGATGAAAACGTAGGCACCCTCTTCAACGAAGCGCTTGGCGCTCGCCAGCGCCATGCCGCTCGATCCACCCGTGATGACTGCAACCTTACCCTTTAGCTTTCCCATAACTGCTCCCTTCGGTAGATGTGTAGCATTCACTACAGGAGAGTAGATTTCTCCGACGGTGGACGAGAACTGCTCGCAAGTCCTAATGTTTTGTCTATTCGTCCAGAATGGGAGGTTATATTGGACCCGATAACGGACATCTTCAGAACAATGCACGTTACCGCATTCGGTCAGCACAGGCTGGAAGCCACAGCCCCGTGGGGCTTGATACAGAAGAAACAGACCGAAGAAAAAGTCCCGCCTTCCGGCAAAAAGATTTCGCCCACAGATCTGGCGCATTTCGCCATGCTCTCGCGCGGTAACTGCTGGCTGAGTGTGGAAGGGACTCCAGAGCCGATTCCCCTCACCGGTGGTGATTGCTTTTTTCTGGCTCGGGGAACTTCGTTTATTTTGCGCGACAGCCTGCGAACACATCCGAAGAAGAGTTTCGGCGAGGTTGCGGCCACTGATGGCAGCAATGTCGCTCATTACGGTGGGGGTGGCGCGCCGACGACAGTCATCTGTGGGTCCCTGAGTTTCGATCGCGCCAGTCTGAAGCCGATCACTCAGCTGTTGCCGAGCTTCATTCTCATCAAGGCTGATGAGCCCCACACGCTTGCTCTTCACAACACCATGCAGGCGCTGGCGTCAGAAATGGCAGAACAGGCGCCGGGATCGGAAGTCGTCGCGACCCGGCTGGCCGAGGTCCTATTTATCCAGGCGCTCCGGGCGCATATCGCGTCGGAACCGCAACGCAAGCAGGGATGGCTTCGTGCGATCTTCGATCCTCAAATAGGCACGGCCCTGAGTGCCGTTCACGACAGTGTGAATACACCCTGGACAGTCGAATCCCTGGCCGCAACGGCGGGCATGTCTCGCTCCGCATTCGCAGCGCGTTTTAAGGAGCTACTCGGACAGACACCGCTGGAATACGTGACCGAGTGGCGGATGCAGAAGGCGATGCAGTTACTCGGTCAGCGTGACAAAAAGCTCATCGACGTTGCCCGGTCGGTTGGATACGAGTCCGACGCTGCGTTCAGTAAGGCCTTCAAGCGGGTTGTAGGGGCTAACCCTGGTGAATATCTCAAACGTGGATTTAGAGACCCATAACGACTGGATTGCACTAGTGCAGTTTTCCTGTTGCCGGGCATTTTCGGAAGGGGCGTGCAACGGCGTTTTCATTGCGGAAAACGCCCATAGATGTGGAAACCCTCCACTGCACCAATGCACGAACGACGGCTTGCCGCCGATATCCAGGACGTCCGTACCTGCCCACTGACCAGCAGTTTGGAGAGGGTTACCGAAGTAAAATGCAAGCCGACTTCACATTACCTACCCGCAGCAGTAGACTTGCTCTGCCTCCTGTAAATGCCCTTCAAAGGAGTTGTTCATGCAACGGCGCAGGCTGCTTCTCCTGACCTCTTTGGTTCCTACAGGGTTCTTTCTTTCCCGTTACTTGAAAGCTCTGGCTCTCCAACCTCAACCGCCGATTGACTATCGAGGACAAGCTCTAAAACTGAACCAGCTTGCCGCAGGCATTCACACTCCTGCCGATGCGCGCACGCTTGTAGATTTCATAGCGGACATCTTTTCCGATGAGCTGCCGCCCAGGTCGGCCAGCCGCGGCATCCGAGAGAAAATTGCTGCAGCAGAGTTTGCAACCGTAATCGATCCGCAACAACTCATCGCGGAACAGCGAGTAGCGCAGGCATGGAATAAATATGTCCAGACCATAGCGGCTCCTTTGGACCGCCAGGTAACCGCCGCCGAGATTCACAATCTGCGCGATAGCTTTCTCTCCATAGCCAACCTTAGCTGGGCTCAAGGCGGCCGCACGATCTGGACTGTTCCGGCAATCTATGCGACGCAGGATAATGGAGCGATTGCTGAAGGCTGCCGCGCAATCGAGTCAGTTCGCATCTTCTGGGATCTTGCAAACATGCCGCAGAATCTTGCTTCTGCCCGGATTCGTGTTAGCCAGGGTGTACTCGCTTCCGATCTGTTGCAGCAGGCCCGGAAGCGTCCTTCGACGGTGACCCACGGTAGCTACGTGTCCGTCGGTGTGGGAGCCGGCAATTCGGTGGAAATCGCAGCCCGGGCGTACATCGCGAAGAACGGGATCAAGGCCTTCGGTAAAGCTGTGAATGGGATGCTCGATGAAGTGCTGATCTAAATATGCGGATTTTAAGACTGGATTGCACTAACGATGTCCCGCCGCCGATATGCAGGACTCTCCTTCCACCCGTGTCCATATGGCAGGTCGTGACACTTGATTTGTCCCGGCTGGCCAATTACCCACGAGGGACTTCCCGTCACGAGAAATAACTGCGGAGAATGGGTGCGAACAACACATCAGAGTGTATGCCCTGAGTTCAACCTCGATGCGATCCGGTTCAGATAACTTCACCTTCGCAATCTCCCCGTAGTGCAGCATCGCTCGTTCGGGAGGCCGAAGGCCGTTCGCATAGCGTGTCTGTCCAGGAATTCGGATGTCATCGCCCCATCCGGTAAATGTCCCATCCTGCGCCTGGGCAACGTGCAGACAATTGTTCATCACGCCGGTGCGTTCGAACCATGTACCGACGAACGGACTCGTCTGAGCCCGCGCCGGACGTTTCAGCGTGATTTCCTGATTCCGAAAGGCCGCACGTTCAAAACTTCCGGTCCAACTCCGAGTCGTACCGTCCCATGCAAGATCGACATGCACCTCGGGAAGCCCCGCTTTTTGCGGAGAATCGATACGCAGATGTCGGCCATCCCAGCTCGCTCTACCCGCTGCAGAAGTGGCGAAAAAGTTAAAACCCAGCGGCTTCACGTCCGAGCCGGAGCGCTGATAGAGACCGATCTCGAAGTCCTCTAATGCCTGTGGAACACCGGTCAGGTCTGTAGCGGAGCTGGGAACTGTTGTCGAGATCAGGATGTTCATACCGATCTGCCCGCCTTGACCGTCCGAAGCCTCCCATCGACCAGCAAGATCTTCTGGGTGAAACAGCTCCTGCGCATTTAAAGCACAGGAGCAGCTAATGTCCAAAAGGACGACACACAGCGCTGTACATAGACGCACGAAGCCTCCGGGAACCCGATGGGAGCTGCATTCTTAGACTCCAGCTCTCGACAGATTGTTCCTCGAATTTCTCGTGCCGGGCGTTCCATCAGCCCTGGCGACGCTGAGACAGCTTAGAAGTTCCGAGCGTACGTGTCGCGTGGAAGCCCAACCTGCCGGGCGCGGTTGCGGAGGTCCATCGCGGTTGTCTCATTGGACGGGTTACCCAGAGCCACGAAATAGGGTGCGTGTCCCGTCGGAGTGAAAACCTGAGGATGGAGACTCACGTATTTGCGCTGCAGCTTCATGACCTGTGCCTGGGCCTGCTGCTCGTACTTGTAGGTGTAGGCGATGACGTGCCAACCAGCCCGCTCGCCTGAAGCAAGCAGCGAGTTCTGGGTTGTGTTGACTTCGGAATGGGCTGCGGGCTTAG
This genomic window from Terriglobus albidus contains:
- a CDS encoding SDR family NAD(P)-dependent oxidoreductase, which translates into the protein MGKLKGKVAVITGGSSGMALASAKRFVEEGAYVFIMGRRQEQLDEAVKLIGRNVTGVRGDAANLDDLDRLFDTVKREKGKIDVLFASAGRGEAAPLGEITEQHFDAAFGLNARGTLFTVQKALPLFNDGGSIIMTGSVASIKGFPGFGVYAASKAALRSFARTWLNELKGRNIRVNVLGPGPIATPMQEEVLTKEAKEMFESLIPRGKMGQPEEIATVALFLASDDSSFVNGVELNVDGGFSAI
- a CDS encoding AraC family transcriptional regulator → MDPITDIFRTMHVTAFGQHRLEATAPWGLIQKKQTEEKVPPSGKKISPTDLAHFAMLSRGNCWLSVEGTPEPIPLTGGDCFFLARGTSFILRDSLRTHPKKSFGEVAATDGSNVAHYGGGGAPTTVICGSLSFDRASLKPITQLLPSFILIKADEPHTLALHNTMQALASEMAEQAPGSEVVATRLAEVLFIQALRAHIASEPQRKQGWLRAIFDPQIGTALSAVHDSVNTPWTVESLAATAGMSRSAFAARFKELLGQTPLEYVTEWRMQKAMQLLGQRDKKLIDVARSVGYESDAAFSKAFKRVVGANPGEYLKRGFRDP